One Halichoerus grypus chromosome 1, mHalGry1.hap1.1, whole genome shotgun sequence genomic region harbors:
- the ABHD14B gene encoding putative protein-lysine deacylase ABHD14B, producing MAGVELHEGTIQVQGQSLFFREARPGGGQAACFSVLLLHGIRFSSETWQNLGTLHRLAQAGYRAVAVDLPGLGRSKEAAAPAPIGELVPSSFLAAVVDALDLGSPVVISPSLSGMYSLPFLTAPGSQLRGYVPVAPICTDKLSAADYASVKTSTLIVYGDQDSMGLTSFEHLKQLPNHQVLVMEGAGHPCYLDKPEEWHTGLLDFLQGLA from the exons ATGGCAGGAGTGGAGCTTCACGAGGGCACCATCCAGGTGCAGGGCCAGAGCCTCTTCTTCCGAGAGGCTCGGCCAGGCGGTGGGCAGGCTGCCTGCTTCTCAGTTCTGCTGTTGCATGGCATCCGCTTCTCCTCCGAGACCTGGCAGAACCTGGGCACGCTGCACAGGCTGGCTCAGGCTGGCTACCGGGCTGTGGCCGTGGACCTGCCAG GCCTGGGGCGCTCCAAGGAAGCAGCAGCCCCTGCCCCTATTGGGGAGCTGGTCCCCAGCAGCTTCCTGGCAGCTGTGGTGGATGCGTTGGACCTGGGCTCTCCAGTTGTGATCAGCCCATCGTTGAGTGGCATGTactccctgcccttcctcacGGCCCCTGGCTCCCAGCTCCGGGGCTATGTGCCAGTGGCCCCCATCTGCACGGACAAGCTCAGCGCTGCGGACTATGCCAGTGTGAAG ACCTCAACTCTTATAGTATATGGAGACCAGGACTCCATGGGTCTGACCAGCTTTGAGCACCTGAAGCAGCTGCCCAACCACCAGGTGTTGGTCATGGAGGGGGCAGGGCACCCCTGCTACCTCGACAAACCTGAGGAGTGGCACACAGGGCTGTTGGATTTCCTGCAGGGGCTAGCATGA